A genome region from Lutra lutra chromosome 11, mLutLut1.2, whole genome shotgun sequence includes the following:
- the LOC125081440 gene encoding LOW QUALITY PROTEIN: uncharacterized protein LOC125081440 (The sequence of the model RefSeq protein was modified relative to this genomic sequence to represent the inferred CDS: substituted 3 bases at 3 genomic stop codons) encodes MNSSSENNAHFEGGNARLFFYVHAVGQQTYPSPWYQNPSYNPFCVPGAGFRNGSLYFPYSVILSESPGFLIPQSPLPTALNQRPMFCNTAQFRQCSGYGKKTKTKETQTEPHQAKNKTQKQDTHSEGDMVTSIPTSNSDTETENIPQATDGVLSSVAQKQQLHDESPSPNTIHRTPPQVNYASEKGKMGLEQCKGSSVTQSWXTLKETIHLYDLAYGKAMPDIMVQHGRISQSSRESRTVLHNCHEGTDGIMCKDKESTLWSEQCHGVRHDEVVTLGSTMDMNLGKEKGYAAVLQCLSSPDEAKDRDEIQDTLNSSLCQSSGDGDKLQQERPVCSSNKAIEDPSLESKTRSPIHFGESMPDNSSGGRGFLVKVGKGEVVESNSXRIMPENYVLPPTSLAQFSHVDEGIXCVMGQWQDAEHEKSPESSSESRKATEEEFRCGELDEVVERDSCSEYVSSSAWLAQMNSRQVDEGIQCDRSWWQDAQLERSLEQMPSNDEESSPDCKTKGSWRRTIRNVRLNTDEEEMTMNDEDHENFKKCAKIEKTVKGWKQKSLRNFSSGNTVYLLKENGALNTVLPNDSEDYDLEEEAEDEMYEIECLLEEISPLGCVMSSKARINHEIGRIIRMPAECSLSPQLIVWYTSEKDRLKLGEYKDIPVVCKVTGQDGRFGGERTMAMQEGLESKRASPKP; translated from the exons ATGAACTCCTCTTCAGAAAACAATGCACATTTTGAGGGCGGTAACGCCAGACTGTTTTTTTATGTGCACGCGGTGGGCCAGCAGACTTACCCGAGTCCTTGGTACCAGAATCCCAGCTATAATCCGTTCTGTGTTCCTGGGGCAG GTTTCAGAAATGGAAGTCTGTATTTCCCATATTCAGTGATACTCAGTGAGTCTCCTGGCTTCCTCATCCCTCAGTCCCCATTGCCCACTGCCCTTAACCAAAGACCTATGTTTTGTAACACAGCACAGTTCCGGCAGTGTAGTGGCTATGGAAAGAAAACGAAGACGAAAGAGACTCAGACTGAACCTCATCAGGCTAAAAACAAGACTCAGAAACAAGACACCCACTCAGAAGGTGATATGGTGACCAGTATCCCAACTTCTAATAGTGACACAGAAACTGAAAACATTCCTCAAGCAACAGATGGGGTTTTGTCTTCTGTTGCCCAGAAGCAGCAGCTACATGATGAGAGCCCTTCTCCTAACACCATACATAGAACACCACCTCAAGTAAACTATGCATCTGAGAAAGGGAAAATGGGGCTAGAGCAATGCAAAGGATCCTCTGTAACACAGTCGTGGTAGACTTTGAAGGAAACTATCCATTTGTATGACTTGGCTTATGGTAAAGCCATGCCAGACATCATGGTGCAGCACGGTAGGATTTCACAGAGTTCTCGGGAGAGTAGAACTGTGCTTCATAACTGTCATGAGGGTACAGATGGCATTATGTGTAAAGACAAAGAAAGCACTCTGTGGTCGGAACAGTGTCATGGTGTAAGACATGATGAGGTGGTAACGTTGGGCTCCACCATGGACATGAACTTGGGTAAAGAAAAAGGCTATGCAGCTGTTCTCCAATGCCTGTCCTCTCCAGATGAAGCAAAAGACAGAGATGAAATCCAGGATACTCTGAATTCCAGTCTGTGCCAGTCTTCTGGAGATGGCGATAAGCTCCAGCAGGAAAGGCCAGTCTGCTCCAGCAATAAAGCCATTGAGGACCCGAGCCTAGAGTCCAAAACCCGGAGTCCCATTCACTTTGGGGAAAGCATGCCAGACAACAGTAGTGGGGGCCGTGGCTTCCTTGTGAAAGTGGGCAAAGGTGAAGTTGTAGAGAGCAATAGCTAGAGAATTATGCCCGAGAATTATGTCCTCCCCCCTACCTCCCTCGCCCAGTTCAGCCATGTTGATGAAGGCATTTAGTGTGTTATGGGCCAGTGGCAGGATGCAGAGCATGAGAAATCTCCTGAGTCCTCATCAGAGAGCAGAAAGGCAACAGAAGAAGAATTCAGATGTGGAGAACTGGATGAGGTGGTGGAGAGGGACAGCTGCTCAGAGTATGTGTCTAGCTCTGCCTGGTTGGCCCAGATGAATAGCAGGCAGGTAGATGAAGGGATTCAGTGTGATAGGAGCTGGTGGCAGGATGCACAGCTGGAGAGATCCCTTGAGCAAATGCCTTCCAACGATGAAGAGTCATCTCCAGATTGCAAAACTAAGGGATCATGGAGAAGGACCATCAGGAATGTGAGACTGAACacagatgaagaagaaatgaCCATGAATGATGAGGATCATGAGAACTTCAAAAAGTGTGCAAAGATTGAAAAAACTGTGAAAGGCTGGAAGCAGAAATCCCTGAGAAACTTCTCAAGTGGGAACACAGTCTATTTATTGAAGGAAAATGGTGCCTTGAACACTGTACTTCCCAACGATTCAGAAGACTATGATTTGGAAGAGGAAGCTGAAGATGAAATGTATGAGATAGAATGCCTCTTGGAAGAAATTAGTCCACTGGGCTGTGTGATGTCTTCCAAAGCGAGGATTAATCATGAGATTGGCAGGATCATCAGAATGCCAgctgagtgctctctctctccccaacttaTTGTGTGGTACACCAGTGAAAAGGACAGGTTAAAGCTTGGAGAATACAAGGACATCCCTGTGGTGTGCAAAGTGACAGGACAGGATGGCAGGTTCGGAGGGGAACGTACCATGGCCATGCAGGAGGGATTGGAGTCCAAGAGAGCCTCTCCCAAGCCCTGA